The sequence TATGCCATCTACAACCTCTTTATTTTGCGGATAATAAATTTAATAAATAAAAAGTCTATTTGCGGTTTCGTGAATAAAATCTTGGATTCGCTCTATACAACAGATTGTGGAAGCTCTTATCTTTTTGTCGTCAATCGGTCAATCGCATATCTAAAATCCAAAGGGTTGACATTACTGTAGACACAGAATCAGCAAACAGATACAGAACCCGGGACGGGTGACATAAGGTTTTCCGGTTATTCTTATTTCACCCCTGCGGGGTTTGGATTTCTGTCCGGTTTGTCTCGTTACAATCATTTCACCCCTGCGGGGTTGGTGTCATAAAAATTCGTTACTCTAAAATATTTTTTTATTTCATTATCGTCCGATATTTGTTCAGACAAAATATAAACCCGGAGGGTTGACATTACTGTAGACACAGAATCATCAATCATAGAAAAAACCCGGGACGGGCGACATAAGGTTTTGCGGTTATTCTTATTTCACCCCTTCGGGGTTGATTTCGGATTGGCGATATTTGTTACAATCATTCCACCCCTCCGGGGTTGATGGGTCATAAATTTCCGTTGCTATAAAATATTTATTCTTATTTCATTATCGCCCGGTATTAGTTCAGGCGATTCATAAACCCGGAGGGTTGACATTACTGTATGTAAAGAATCATACAAAAGAGGAAAAACCCGGGACGGGTGACATAAAGCTTCGCGGTTATATTTACGTGTTTTATTTATTTTTTTGAAGATAAATCGCCTTATCATTCCCCTTCATAGATATGTCATATTTCTTATAGTAACTTTTGTATCCCATGAGTCGTGCAATCGGAGTAAGGATAAACGATGTTAATTTTTGAATAAAAACAGGAGGACCTTCCGCAAGGTAAGAATCAAAATCGCTCTGATACAGCGGCGCGACCATTAACATTGTATGAGGAAATTTGCCAAAATCCGGGTCGTCGTCCATTAATCCGTATATTTGTACCAAACCGAAAGCGAACCCTTCGGGAAACGGAAAAGCGCCTTTCACTCGTATCGTATCGGATGTTTCGTTAAACGGTTTATGTGGAGTTCCTTTCGGAATACGGACAGTCTCGCCCGGTTTTATTTTTTTAATCTTTCCGTCAATCCAGATGGAAAGTTCCCCGTTTTCAATTTCAAAAGTTTCGTCAAAGTTGGTATGAATATGCTTCGGCGGGCCAGGAGCATAAGGTTTAATTTCCAAATAACAATAAACCAGTCCGTTTTCCTGCCTGGCGACTGTCTGCCGGAATCCTTCAGCCTGACTTTCAAAAACATGTCCTGGTTTAAAATAAGAAGAAACTTCAGGTTTGTCTTCGGGAAAGATCGCCAGGTGCAAAATGTATCCGACTATCAAATAGCAGGCAATCAGGATTGTTGTGTAAATCAATCCTTTCCCAAACAGATTTAAGACAGTTATCCTTTTGATTGAATTTATATTCTTCTTTAACATCATTAAACTCCATTTTTTAATGCAAAATAGGAGTGTCTGTCTTAAATAATTGTATAAATCGGACATTTATTCCGATTACCGAGGTTATATAAATAAATGGAATGGCAGGCTTGTCTTTTGAGAATAATATTCCTTTGGCGTAAGTCCGGTAAAGGATTTAAATACTTTGTTGAAATGGGGCTGGTCATAGAATCCGCTTTGAAGCGCAATGTCTACCAACCTGGAATTCTCGCGATGCATTAAATTCACCGAATACATGAATTTTTTATAAAGAATAAGTTCTTCAGCCGAAAGTCCAAAAAGCTCGTGCGATTTTCTGCTGAGTTGTCGTGAAGAATAACAAACTTCCCGGGCAAGTTGATCAACCGATTTAAATGAATCTATTTGGTTTGAATAGAATAATTCACAAATACGGGCAGACCGCGAACATCCCGGAACAGAATCAAACCGGAAAGAGTTTTCTACCAGCATTACCCTTTCCCGAAAGCTCTTTGCTTCGCACAATTGATGCCATAAATTACGAAACTCCGGCTTTACCAGAACCGCGTCAATTGCCTGATTACTTGCTTCCCGCGAAAGTATATTAAGAAAATCCTTCACGGTATAAGGGCGAAGTCTGATGCCGAACAGATGATGAGCGCCCGAATAATACGCCGTTAATGTATGGGTATGAATTCCCTGAATAAAACAAAGCGGGGCTTGGGCTACGCTGTCAGCGTTAGGCAATTTGCCTTTTATCGGCTCAGCCAGATTAAACACAATCTCGACGACTCCCTGGGGTAAAATATGTTCCGTATATTGACTGCCTCCCAGAAACTCCCACATGCAAAGAATATAATTGCTTGCCTTTGTGTTATTAGGGATATGTATGTAGTTGCCCGTTTCCACAGGTTAATCATTTGTTATTCTTGAAAGTTAAAACAAACAACTCTTCTTTACAAAAAATCGTACAATAAATTAATCAACTTGATCCTTAATTTCCCGTGCCGATTACAATATCCTTCACAACATTTCCAAGAGATAATTTCCTCTGCTGTCATTATTACTGTCGATAGCTTAATTTCTTTGTCGTATGCTCTTATTGTTCTGCTTTATTTGCATTAATTAAATATAGCTGTTTTTCTGA comes from Melioribacter roseus P3M-2 and encodes:
- a CDS encoding cupin domain-containing protein — protein: MMLKKNINSIKRITVLNLFGKGLIYTTILIACYLIVGYILHLAIFPEDKPEVSSYFKPGHVFESQAEGFRQTVARQENGLVYCYLEIKPYAPGPPKHIHTNFDETFEIENGELSIWIDGKIKKIKPGETVRIPKGTPHKPFNETSDTIRVKGAFPFPEGFAFGLVQIYGLMDDDPDFGKFPHTMLMVAPLYQSDFDSYLAEGPPVFIQKLTSFILTPIARLMGYKSYYKKYDISMKGNDKAIYLQKNK
- a CDS encoding helix-turn-helix transcriptional regulator; amino-acid sequence: METGNYIHIPNNTKASNYILCMWEFLGGSQYTEHILPQGVVEIVFNLAEPIKGKLPNADSVAQAPLCFIQGIHTHTLTAYYSGAHHLFGIRLRPYTVKDFLNILSREASNQAIDAVLVKPEFRNLWHQLCEAKSFRERVMLVENSFRFDSVPGCSRSARICELFYSNQIDSFKSVDQLAREVCYSSRQLSRKSHELFGLSAEELILYKKFMYSVNLMHRENSRLVDIALQSGFYDQPHFNKVFKSFTGLTPKEYYSQKTSLPFHLFI